One segment of Clavelina lepadiformis chromosome 2, kaClaLepa1.1, whole genome shotgun sequence DNA contains the following:
- the LOC143445903 gene encoding BBSome-interacting protein 1-like produces the protein MSSSKSHVFKEVIPKAGQLYQEDHPSIVLCKPKIMPLKSITLEKMEKMQADSQEAMKKHETEASNSQF, from the coding sequence ATGTCATCATCTAAATCTCATGTTTTCAAAGAAGTAATTCCTAAAGCTGGCCAACTATATCAAGAAGATCATCCATCTATTGTGTTATGCAAGCCGAAGATTATGCCACTAAAATCAATCACTCTTgagaaaatggaaaaaatgcAAGCTGATTCCCAAGAAGCTATGAAGAAGCATGAAACTGAAGCTTCCAACAGCCAATTTTAA
- the LOC143445902 gene encoding uncharacterized protein LOC143445902 isoform X2: MASSKTPLTLMGKQLLPPPKKNLYHTKSYMSEVDETLFGTPARFTQQGERRHLPQDKEWDPPWAISPTRKGLLHTEEDGKPRSKSKPNTPRSARSANKYRLRTHTPTYVDETLFGPKPKEPSFKPPWDDKDENARHLLWSPQVKDPSPNTPRSDSSSNERPGSRLGIYDDPYIPPTPRDSTSSARPVIKQRPGSSIKTPSVKPLTDANIRQKLDFSPKKDMDKDEIIERALQLARASQQAALESGRPSSARQAWRRPSSCTEHSLQGSARFRRAHLRDFIENEDTLSATGIKVPLSARSDAGSRPHSARLRSKSAQRPGSAATNAERPSWKP; encoded by the exons atggCTTCAAGTAAAACGCCTTTAACTTTAATGGGTAAACAGCTTTTGCCTCCACCAAAAAAGAACTTGTATCACACAAAGTCATACATGTCAGAGGTGGATGAAACATTGTTTGGAACACCAGCTCGATTCACTCAACAAGGTGAAAGAAGACATTTACCACAAGATAAAGAGTGGGATCCACCCTGGGCTATAAGTCCAACTAGGAAAG GTTTGCTTCACACTGAAGAGGATGGAAAACCTAGGTCAAAGTCAAAGCCGAATACACCACGTTCAGCACGATCAGCAAATAAGTATCG ATTACGAACCCATACACCTACGTATGTTGATGAAACATTGTTTGGACCTAAACCAAAAGAGCCTTCATTTAAACCCCCATGGGATGACAAGGACGAAAATGCAAGACATTTGTTATGGTCACCACAAGTTAAAGACCCCTCACCAAACACACCAAGATCTGATTCATCCTCCAATGAAAGGCCTGGATCGAGATTG GGTATCTATGATGATCCATATATTCCTCCAACTCCACGTGACAGCACAAGCAGTGCAAGGCCAGTTATTAAGCAAAGACCGGGGTCATCTATCAAGACTCCCAGTGTAAAACCGCTAACTGATGCGAATATCAGACAAAAGCTTGATTTTTCTCCCA AAAAGGATATGGACAAAGATGAGATTATTGAGCGAGCTCTTCAACTTGCAAGAGCTTCACAGCAAGCTGCTTTGGAAAGTGGACGACCGTCCAGTGCTAGACAAGCTTGGAGGAGGCCTTCCTCGTGCACTG AGCACAGCCTGCAAGGTTCTGCAAGATTCAGAAGAGCTCATCTGAGAGATTTCATAGAAAATGAGGATACACTTTCTGCAACTGGAATAAAAGTTCCTCTTTCTGCTCGAAGTGATGCTGGAAGCAGACCACATTCTGCAAG ACTGCGTTCAAAGTCTGCCCAGCGACCTGGTTCAGCTGCTACAAATGCTGAAAGACCATCTTGGAAACCATAA
- the LOC143445902 gene encoding uncharacterized protein LOC143445902 isoform X1 has translation MASSKTPLTLMGKQLLPPPKKNLYHTKSYMSEVDETLFGTPARFTQQGERRHLPQDKEWDPPWAISPTRKGAPLLWTPFDFKSFNGLLHTEEDGKPRSKSKPNTPRSARSANKYRLRTHTPTYVDETLFGPKPKEPSFKPPWDDKDENARHLLWSPQVKDPSPNTPRSDSSSNERPGSRLGIYDDPYIPPTPRDSTSSARPVIKQRPGSSIKTPSVKPLTDANIRQKLDFSPKKDMDKDEIIERALQLARASQQAALESGRPSSARQAWRRPSSCTEHSLQGSARFRRAHLRDFIENEDTLSATGIKVPLSARSDAGSRPHSARLRSKSAQRPGSAATNAERPSWKP, from the exons atggCTTCAAGTAAAACGCCTTTAACTTTAATGGGTAAACAGCTTTTGCCTCCACCAAAAAAGAACTTGTATCACACAAAGTCATACATGTCAGAGGTGGATGAAACATTGTTTGGAACACCAGCTCGATTCACTCAACAAGGTGAAAGAAGACATTTACCACAAGATAAAGAGTGGGATCCACCCTGGGCTATAAGTCCAACTAGGAAAGGTGCTCCCTTGCTATGGACTCCTTTTGATTTTAAGTCATTTAATG GTTTGCTTCACACTGAAGAGGATGGAAAACCTAGGTCAAAGTCAAAGCCGAATACACCACGTTCAGCACGATCAGCAAATAAGTATCG ATTACGAACCCATACACCTACGTATGTTGATGAAACATTGTTTGGACCTAAACCAAAAGAGCCTTCATTTAAACCCCCATGGGATGACAAGGACGAAAATGCAAGACATTTGTTATGGTCACCACAAGTTAAAGACCCCTCACCAAACACACCAAGATCTGATTCATCCTCCAATGAAAGGCCTGGATCGAGATTG GGTATCTATGATGATCCATATATTCCTCCAACTCCACGTGACAGCACAAGCAGTGCAAGGCCAGTTATTAAGCAAAGACCGGGGTCATCTATCAAGACTCCCAGTGTAAAACCGCTAACTGATGCGAATATCAGACAAAAGCTTGATTTTTCTCCCA AAAAGGATATGGACAAAGATGAGATTATTGAGCGAGCTCTTCAACTTGCAAGAGCTTCACAGCAAGCTGCTTTGGAAAGTGGACGACCGTCCAGTGCTAGACAAGCTTGGAGGAGGCCTTCCTCGTGCACTG AGCACAGCCTGCAAGGTTCTGCAAGATTCAGAAGAGCTCATCTGAGAGATTTCATAGAAAATGAGGATACACTTTCTGCAACTGGAATAAAAGTTCCTCTTTCTGCTCGAAGTGATGCTGGAAGCAGACCACATTCTGCAAG ACTGCGTTCAAAGTCTGCCCAGCGACCTGGTTCAGCTGCTACAAATGCTGAAAGACCATCTTGGAAACCATAA
- the LOC143445901 gene encoding uncharacterized protein LOC143445901 codes for MPPRKNTVRPNFDFATMQRRRKLKSEKSRDKEADRILRLVLKRTGGIRIDGENRTFSLKFSGLQLESLPIEIFEDEFLYEKCERFLVGLDLSANNLKFLDKELGDFGQLKTLDCSKNRLRLLPSTICKLSALTELNVTYNVLILLPRNIHKCSQLTMIRAAHNKIRALPPQIGFIPSLLMIDVGHNRIKSIPKSVYYIKKVLNVSSNQLGCLPEPDTKRPRRIRCIEASHNHIDHISLKISSLQMLQSLNLSNNHLVSLPETIGNLQQLIGLDLCENRLEHLPESVGSLDKLRLLDLRKNKLQTLPESMSKLEDLVTLDCAENLIDSLPENVKALKALQSVDFSKNQIRHITDISGMPDLVTMDLSHNCLSHIDNIDEMPVLANLNLSDNQLEELPETLGNLCSLEKIQAANNQLQNLPQSVGRLRSVREIDVTNNQISSFTTSLRKLGKLKSLQAGNNGLTSLPQPFCFLRSLHEVDISNNELTSLTSFGPFPRGIKRLRANGNLFKEGIPGKLFSELKLLTVLDLSSSKITSLPDSVGRLRLLRELNLENNRISHLPETSSNLYSLMRLNISKNDMQKLPSNVLKWRHLAELLASNNRLKQLPEDFSQLPELLKLDVSHNAIEEVEPGIFVMSRLQVLLLNNNRISKLEKNSTEAQSSLREVDLSENCLEEIQTELDNLSKIHYFNASNNNLLEIPHDIHKLKWASYLNFAGNKVQKLPKKMDRMKALKELDLSHNQIEQLPQNMKRCKNLAKINITGNTVTNFPQGFFKMRKLKEILAEENPLAEPIPEKFRPAHLTPVTEEGALYMGEVGLQASVTDVMKVDAEVQTISKSQLKRSTSKKPAARETAEPRKVIKEEPANNESTVAKKRQGRATEKASRAALKPKDATRDAVVVPSAGDKLLLSVRSGNNPPEEGGINSTDNPEYNPQGSKKAVPSKTKDLPKCVTMKTGKSDKRKQSGKKVRFSLTRTQSTLSSPLISATG; via the exons ATGCCACCCAGAAAAAACACTGTGCGTCCGAATTTCGACTTCGCAACCATGCAGAGAAGGCGAAAACTAAAATCAGAAAAATCCAGGGATAAAGAGGCAGATAGGATCCTTAGATTGGTGCTAAAGCGGACAGGTGGAATTAGGATAGATGGAGAAAACCGAACGTTTTCCTTGAAGTTTTCCGGTCTTCAGCTTGAAAGCTTGCCGATAGAAATTTTTGAAGACGAATTTTTGTACGAAAAATGTGAACGCTTCCTGGTCGGCTTAGATCTCTCCGCCAACAACCTAAAATTTTTAGATAAGGAACTTGGAGATTTCGGGCAATTAAAAACTTTagattgttcaaaaaacaG ACTCCGTCTTCTACCGTCGACGATTTGTAAATTGTCTGCTTTAACCGAATTGAACGTCACTTACAACGTTCTTATCTTGCTCCCACGCAACATCCACAAATGCTCGCAACTGACAATGATTCGAGCAGCTCACAATAAAATACGCGCTCTTCCACCGCAGATCGGGTTTATACCTTCCCTTCTGATGATAGATGTTGGTCACAACAGGATCAA GTCGATTCCAAAATCTGTGTACTACATCAAAAAAGTCTTGAATGTGTCCAGTAATCAGCTGGGCTGTCTCCCTGAACCCGATACGAAGAGACCTCGTCGCATACGATGCATCGAAGCTTCCCACAATCATATTGaccacatttcattaaaaatatcaaGCTTACAAAT GCTTCAATCTCTTAATCTCTCAAACAACCATCTGGTGAGTCTTCCTGAAACAATTGGCAATTTACAGCAGCTAATTGGCTTGGACTTATGCGAAAATAGATTGGAGCATCTTCCTGAGAGCGTTGGCTCTCTGGATAAACTGCGTTTGTTGGATTTAAGAAAGaacaaattgcaaacattGCCAGAATCTATGTCCAAGTTAGAAGACCTTGTAACATTAGACTGCGCtgaaaatttaattgattCCCTACCTGAAAATGTGAAAGCTCTCAAAGCGCTTCAG AGTGTCGACTTCTCAAAGAATCAAATTCGTCATATTACGGATATCTCCGGAATGCCTGATCTGGTGACAATGGATCTGTCGCATAATTGTCTTTCTCACATTGACAATATAGACGAAATGCCTGTCCTGGCTAATTTAAACCTTTCTGACAACCAGCTTGAGGAACTTCCTGAAACACTTGGCAACCTCTGCTCTTTGGAAAAAATACAAGCTGCTAAcaatcaactgcaaaatttacCGCAAAGCGTCGGGCGCTTAAG GTCGGTGAGAGAGATCGATGTCACCAATAATCAAATTTCTTCATTTACAACATCTTTGAGGAAATTAGGAAAATTGAAGTCCTTGCAAGCTGGAAATAATGGTCTTACGTCATTACCTCAACCTTTCTGCTTTCTTCGCTCCCTGCATGAAGTCgatatttcaaacaatgaaTTAACTTCATTAACCAGCTTTGGCCCCTTCCCACGTGGTATAAAGCGTCTCAGAGCAAATGGGAATTTATTCAAAG AGGGCATTCCGGGAAAACTATTCAGTGAGCTTAAATTACTGACCGTTTTGGACCTTTCATCTTCCAAGATCACATCACTTCCAGACAGTGTCGGACGACTTCGTCTCCTTCGTGAGCTTAACCTGGAAAACAACCGAATTAGCCATCTTCCGGAAACCTCTTCTAATCTCTATTCGCTTATGagattaaatatttcaaaaaatgacaTGCAAAAGCTTCCAAGTAACGTACTAAAGTGGCGACACCTTGCGGAGCTTCTTGCCTCTAATAACAG ACTAAAGCAACTGCCAGAAGATTTCAGCCAGCTTCCAGAGCTTTTGAAACTAGATGTTTCCCACAATGCTATAGAGGAAGTGGAACCCGGGATTTTTGTCATGTCTCGATTACAG GTACTGCTTTTAAACAATAACCGCATCTCCAAGTTGGAAAAAAATTCGACAGAAGCACAATCATCTCTTAGAGAAGTTGATCTCTCAGAGAATTGTTTGGAAGAGATACAGACGGAATTGGACAACCTATCGAAG ATTCACTATTTCAATGCatcaaacaacaatttattggAAATACCACATGATATACACAAACTGAAATGGGCGTCGTATCTTAATTTTGCTGGAAACAAG GTACAAAAACTTCCAAAAAAAATGGATCGAATGAAAGCACTGAAAGAATTGGATCTTTCTCACAACCAAATAGAGCAACTTCCACAAAACATGAAAAGATGCAAGAATCTAGCAAAAATCAACATAACTG GAAATACGGTGACCAATTTCCCGCAAGGATTTTTTAAGATGAGAAAGTTGAAGGAAATCCTCGCTGAAGAAAACCCATTGGCAGAGCCAATTCCTGAAAAATTTCGACCTGCCCATCTCACTCCGGTCACAGAGGAAGGCGCGCTTTACATGGGAGAAGTTGGCTTACAGGcg AGCGTAACAGATGTTATGAAAGTTGACGCAGAAGTTCAAACAATTTCGAAATCCCAGCTCAAGCGATCTACCAGCAAAAAACCAGCAGCAAGAGAAACTGCTGAGCCGAGGAAAGTGATCAAAGAAGAACCCGCTAACAACGAATCAACTGTCGCTAAA aaacGACAAGGTAGAGCGACAGAAAAGGCCAGCAGAGCAGCGCTTAAGCCGAAGGACGCTACGCGGGATGCGGTCGTAGTTCCTTCGGCCGGAGATAAGTTGCTGCTTTCTGTTAGGTCAGGAAATAATCCTCCGGAAGAAGGTGGAATTAACAGCACAGATAACCCTGAATATAATCCTCAAGGAAGCAAGAAGGCTGTTCCTTCGAAAACCAAAGATTTACCGAAATGTGTCACTATGAAAACTGGTAAATCGGACAAGCGAAAACAAAGCGGCAAAAAGGTTCGCTTTTCCCTTACTAGAACCCAAAGCACTCTATCCAGCCCTCTTATAAGTGCCACGGGATGA